In a single window of the Mucilaginibacter defluvii genome:
- a CDS encoding hydroxypyruvate isomerase family protein: protein MKIENQPSSSRRDMIKKVAATSAAAFVGQSLFNRVSAAEALLSDDMKGRINHSVCRWCYGDISLDDLCKAAKAMGIKSIDLTGPEEWPTLKKYGLVCALTQGAGKGIGEGFNNPKLHDELVKSYEEVIPKVAAAGFKQIICFSGNRNGMDDAEGLKNCAVGLKRLMPIAEKHNVVMVMELLNSKVDHHDYMCDHTKWGAALCDAVGSEYFKLLYDIYHMQIMDGDVIATIRKYNKYFSHYHTGGVPGRNEIDETQELYYPAIMKAIVDTGFKGYVAQEFIPKKKDKLASLKQGVQICDV from the coding sequence ATGAAAATTGAAAATCAACCCTCATCATCCCGAAGAGATATGATCAAAAAAGTGGCGGCTACTTCCGCAGCGGCTTTTGTTGGCCAAAGTTTATTTAACCGCGTATCAGCTGCAGAGGCCCTACTGAGCGATGATATGAAAGGCCGTATCAACCATTCGGTATGCCGCTGGTGCTACGGCGATATTTCGCTTGATGACCTGTGCAAGGCAGCCAAAGCAATGGGCATCAAATCAATAGACCTTACAGGCCCGGAAGAATGGCCTACTTTAAAGAAATACGGCTTGGTTTGCGCACTTACCCAGGGTGCCGGTAAAGGCATTGGCGAAGGTTTCAACAATCCTAAGCTGCATGATGAGCTGGTTAAAAGCTATGAAGAGGTGATTCCGAAAGTAGCAGCTGCCGGTTTCAAGCAAATCATTTGTTTTTCGGGCAACCGTAATGGCATGGATGATGCCGAAGGACTGAAAAACTGCGCCGTTGGCCTTAAACGCCTGATGCCGATAGCGGAGAAGCATAACGTGGTAATGGTGATGGAACTGCTTAACAGCAAGGTTGACCATCATGATTATATGTGCGATCATACCAAATGGGGTGCTGCGCTATGTGATGCTGTTGGTTCAGAATATTTCAAGTTGTTGTACGATATCTATCACATGCAAATTATGGATGGAGACGTGATCGCTACTATCCGTAAGTACAATAAATATTTTTCGCATTACCATACCGGCGGTGTACCCGGCCGTAACGAGATTGACGAAACCCAGGAACTATATTATCCGGCTATTATGAAAGCTATTGTTGATACCGGCTTTAAAGGCTACGTAGCGCAGGAGTTCATCCCGAAAAAGAAAGATAAGCTGGCCTCGCTTAAACAAGGTGTTCAAATTTGTGATGTTTAA
- a CDS encoding arabinan endo-1,5-alpha-L-arabinosidase encodes MFLKYGSLNKLTNHWVGVLAVAILLLIGLKASAQIGRKDISVHDPVIIRQDSTYYIFCTGNGISVWSSIDMLNWKREKPVFAQAPKWAVDSIPGFKGYIWAPDISFHNGTYYLYYSVSVFGKNTSAIGMATNKTLNPESPDFKWVDHGLVIQSRPGKTNWNAIDPNLIADEKGVPYLVFGSFWGGIKMLKLNTDRLSFAEDIDHLRTIASRKTTGEREANAIEAPFIFKKDEYYYLFASIDYCCKGPASNYKMIVGRSKNIKGPYLDGQGIDLKHGGGTAVLQPDSNWYGAGHNAVATFNGNDYLVFHGYDAHDNGRPKLRILKLTWKNGWPNVYD; translated from the coding sequence ATGTTTTTGAAATACGGCTCATTAAATAAACTGACAAACCACTGGGTTGGCGTTTTAGCTGTAGCTATTCTGCTCTTAATCGGGCTTAAGGCGAGCGCGCAGATAGGGCGTAAAGATATCTCCGTGCATGATCCGGTGATCATCAGGCAGGATAGTACGTATTACATCTTCTGCACGGGTAATGGTATTTCGGTTTGGTCGTCAATTGATATGCTGAACTGGAAGCGAGAAAAGCCTGTTTTTGCCCAAGCGCCCAAATGGGCGGTCGACTCGATACCCGGCTTTAAGGGTTACATCTGGGCGCCGGATATTTCATTTCATAACGGAACTTATTACCTGTATTATTCTGTTTCGGTGTTTGGAAAAAATACGTCAGCCATAGGGATGGCTACCAATAAAACGCTTAATCCCGAAAGTCCCGATTTTAAGTGGGTGGATCATGGCCTTGTTATTCAATCTCGTCCCGGTAAAACCAACTGGAACGCCATCGACCCAAACCTGATCGCGGATGAAAAGGGCGTGCCTTACCTGGTGTTTGGTTCATTTTGGGGCGGTATTAAAATGTTGAAGTTGAACACCGACAGGTTAAGTTTTGCAGAGGATATAGATCATTTACGAACCATAGCCAGCAGGAAGACAACCGGCGAGCGGGAAGCCAACGCCATTGAAGCGCCATTCATTTTTAAGAAGGATGAATATTATTACCTATTTGCTTCAATAGATTATTGCTGTAAAGGCCCGGCGAGTAATTATAAAATGATCGTGGGCCGGTCAAAAAATATAAAGGGTCCTTATCTGGACGGGCAGGGTATTGACCTAAAACACGGCGGCGGAACTGCGGTATTGCAGCCGGACAGCAATTGGTATGGCGCAGGGCATAATGCGGTAGCTACTTTTAACGGAAACGATTACCTGGTGTTTCATGGTTACGATGCGCACGATAACGGCAGGCCCAAGCTGCGCATCCTGAAACTGACCTGGAAAAACGGATGGCCCAATGTGTATGATTAA
- a CDS encoding glycoside hydrolase family 127 protein gives MKVLSGLVMAAVVLGISLTGVKAQQVQQFRVSQVRLLPGPFRSAQQTDLNYILELDADRLLAPYLREAGLTPEAKSYGNWENTGLDGHIGGHYLSALAYMYASTGDKRIKDRLDYMVAQLALCQQKDGDGYIGGVPGGKTMWKQVGLGDIQADNFSLNRHWVPLYNIHKTFAGLIDAYQVGGNQQAKTVLLKYSDWAYRLTSKLSDAQIQRMLTSEHGGMNEVFADIAAISGDKKYLELARKFSHKKILNPLLHRRDSLTGIHANTQIPKVIGYMRVAELAHDTAWANAADYFWHDVVEHRTISIGGNSVSEHFNPVNDFSGMVETREGPETCNSYNMLKLTGHLFMAKPKAAYMDYYERTLYNHILSSQNPNGGFVYFTPIRPQHYRVYSSPQQSFWCCVGSGLENHGRYGEHIYAHTAKDVFVNLFIPSTLNWAEKGVKLEQQTQLPYNDESIIKLTVKQPQTFALHLRYPAWVKDGAMQVWVNNIPVKVVKDANTYVAISRKWKTGDIVKVKLPMQTKVEALPDGSDWVSFIHGPVVLAAATDTADQKGLFADDSRMGHVAGGPLRPLNDAPLIVVEKTELPSVVQTVDNNKMIFKLNAIDQPKYQNLKLVPFYTLYNSRYMLYWPYTSKAGLAAMKDSMRRVEEAKLKLDAITVDRITAGEQQPENDHAYKGENTWTGTYKDKHFRTARDWFTYTLKNPSNSAQTLLVTYRKADNRAFDVYLDGTKLSPVRLSNVDGKGFYTAEFDVPASAKQKQNMELTFRAQQGSQTEDVFEIRLIK, from the coding sequence ATGAAGGTATTGAGCGGGCTGGTGATGGCAGCGGTTGTTTTGGGGATAAGTTTAACTGGCGTAAAGGCACAGCAAGTGCAGCAGTTCCGCGTATCGCAGGTGCGCCTGCTGCCGGGGCCTTTCAGGTCAGCCCAGCAAACTGATCTTAATTATATTCTGGAACTGGATGCCGACCGTTTGTTAGCGCCTTATTTGCGTGAGGCGGGACTAACGCCGGAAGCTAAAAGCTACGGTAACTGGGAAAACACCGGGCTGGACGGGCATATTGGCGGGCATTACCTTTCGGCTTTGGCTTATATGTACGCCTCAACCGGCGATAAGCGCATAAAGGACCGGTTGGATTACATGGTGGCACAACTTGCCCTGTGCCAGCAAAAGGACGGCGATGGCTACATTGGCGGGGTTCCGGGTGGTAAGACCATGTGGAAGCAGGTGGGTTTGGGCGATATCCAGGCAGACAACTTTTCGCTTAACAGGCATTGGGTACCGCTGTACAACATCCATAAAACATTTGCCGGGTTGATAGATGCTTACCAGGTTGGCGGTAATCAGCAAGCCAAAACGGTATTGCTAAAATATTCCGATTGGGCATACCGTCTCACCTCAAAACTTAGTGACGCGCAGATACAACGTATGCTAACCAGCGAACACGGCGGCATGAATGAGGTATTTGCCGATATAGCTGCTATAAGCGGAGATAAAAAGTATCTGGAACTGGCGAGGAAGTTCTCGCACAAAAAAATATTGAACCCGCTGCTGCACCGCCGCGATTCGCTCACCGGTATACATGCCAATACGCAAATACCCAAAGTTATTGGCTACATGCGCGTTGCTGAACTAGCGCATGATACCGCTTGGGCCAATGCGGCCGATTATTTTTGGCACGATGTGGTAGAACACCGAACAATATCTATTGGCGGCAACAGCGTAAGCGAGCACTTTAACCCTGTAAATGATTTTTCGGGAATGGTGGAAACCCGAGAGGGACCCGAAACCTGTAATTCCTATAATATGCTTAAGCTTACCGGCCATTTGTTTATGGCTAAGCCGAAGGCAGCGTATATGGATTATTACGAGCGGACATTATACAACCATATCCTGTCATCGCAAAACCCTAACGGTGGTTTTGTGTATTTTACGCCGATAAGGCCGCAGCATTACCGGGTATACTCAAGTCCGCAGCAAAGTTTTTGGTGTTGCGTAGGCAGCGGACTTGAAAATCATGGTCGCTATGGCGAACATATTTATGCACACACGGCGAAGGATGTTTTTGTAAACCTGTTTATTCCGTCAACATTAAATTGGGCAGAAAAGGGTGTGAAACTGGAGCAGCAAACCCAACTGCCTTACAACGATGAATCAATCATCAAGCTTACAGTAAAACAGCCGCAAACCTTTGCATTGCATCTTCGCTATCCGGCCTGGGTAAAGGACGGCGCTATGCAGGTTTGGGTGAATAATATACCAGTTAAGGTTGTTAAAGATGCTAACACTTATGTAGCCATCAGCCGTAAATGGAAAACGGGCGATATTGTTAAAGTTAAGTTACCGATGCAAACCAAGGTTGAGGCCTTGCCCGATGGCTCTGACTGGGTATCGTTTATACATGGGCCGGTTGTACTTGCCGCAGCTACCGATACTGCCGACCAGAAAGGGTTATTTGCTGATGATAGCCGAATGGGGCATGTGGCCGGTGGGCCGCTTCGTCCGCTTAATGATGCCCCGCTGATTGTTGTTGAAAAGACAGAACTGCCATCTGTTGTACAAACCGTGGATAACAATAAAATGATATTCAAGCTCAACGCCATTGATCAGCCTAAATATCAAAACCTGAAGCTGGTACCCTTTTATACGCTGTATAACAGCCGTTATATGCTGTATTGGCCGTATACCAGCAAAGCAGGTTTAGCCGCTATGAAGGATAGCATGCGCAGGGTGGAAGAAGCCAAACTGAAACTGGATGCCATTACGGTTGACAGGATAACCGCCGGTGAACAGCAGCCCGAAAACGACCATGCTTACAAAGGCGAAAACACCTGGACAGGAACTTATAAAGACAAGCATTTCCGCACGGCACGGGATTGGTTTACCTACACGCTTAAAAATCCGTCAAACTCGGCTCAAACCTTATTAGTTACTTATCGTAAGGCTGATAACCGAGCTTTTGATGTTTACTTGGATGGCACAAAACTGTCGCCTGTAAGGTTAAGTAATGTTGATGGCAAAGGCTTTTACACAGCCGAATTTGATGTGCCTGCATCAGCAAAGCAAAAACAAAATATGGAGCTTACATTCCGGGCGCAGCAAGGTTCACAAACTGAAGATGTTTTTGAAATACGGCTCATTAAATAA
- a CDS encoding glycoside hydrolase family 43 protein translates to MNIKFLKVSVLVALAFGQLMVFGQSAKKDNMPDTLARNPIIKNKFTADPAAFVYKDSVYLYTGHDEPPTGKDYYYMSEWLCYSSADMVNWKEHPSPLNVKAFKWAKADAWASQVIERNGKFYWYVAVEHGTVNGKAIGVAVADKPTGPFRDARGSALITNDMTKQTGITWDDIDPSVIIDDDGQAYLFWGNTACYYAKLKPNMTELDGPIKAITGLPNFTEAPWIHKRKGWYYLSYAYQFPEKIAYAMSKNINGPWVFKGIINEVAGNSNTNHQSIIDFKDKSYFIYHNGALPTNGGSYRRSVCIDYLYYNADGTIKKIQMSTQGIKPAK, encoded by the coding sequence ATGAATATCAAATTTTTAAAGGTATCTGTATTGGTGGCTTTGGCCTTTGGGCAGCTAATGGTATTTGGTCAATCTGCTAAAAAAGATAACATGCCCGATACGTTGGCACGTAACCCTATAATCAAAAATAAATTTACGGCCGACCCTGCCGCTTTTGTTTATAAGGACAGCGTTTACCTGTACACCGGGCACGATGAGCCGCCAACCGGCAAGGATTATTATTACATGAGCGAGTGGCTTTGCTACTCGTCGGCTGATATGGTGAACTGGAAAGAGCATCCATCGCCATTAAACGTAAAGGCCTTTAAATGGGCCAAGGCTGATGCCTGGGCGTCGCAGGTAATTGAGCGCAACGGTAAATTTTACTGGTATGTAGCCGTTGAACATGGAACCGTTAACGGGAAAGCCATTGGCGTTGCGGTTGCTGATAAACCCACCGGTCCGTTCAGGGATGCACGCGGATCAGCGCTGATTACTAATGACATGACCAAGCAGACCGGCATCACCTGGGATGATATTGACCCATCGGTAATTATTGATGACGACGGGCAGGCTTACCTGTTTTGGGGTAATACGGCTTGTTATTATGCCAAGCTTAAACCCAACATGACCGAGCTCGACGGGCCGATAAAAGCGATAACCGGCTTACCTAACTTTACCGAAGCGCCATGGATACATAAGCGTAAGGGCTGGTATTACCTGTCTTATGCCTATCAGTTCCCCGAGAAAATTGCCTATGCCATGAGTAAAAATATTAACGGCCCCTGGGTATTTAAGGGAATTATCAACGAGGTGGCGGGTAACTCCAACACCAATCACCAGTCGATAATTGATTTTAAAGATAAATCGTATTTTATTTATCACAACGGGGCTTTACCAACCAATGGCGGCAGCTACAGGCGGTCGGTTTGTATTGATTACTTGTATTACAATGCCGACGGAACTATAAAGAAAATTCAGATGAGCACGCAGGGGATTAAACCTGCAAAATAA